One genomic region from bacterium encodes:
- a CDS encoding cupin domain-containing protein, producing MKKTLQEVANETGFSPALISQIENNNVSPPIATLARIAKVLGVRVGYFFRDEGPDCVYEVLRAHDRPIISKVISSTGGSHGYIYHALTHKKRDKLMEPFVLTVTPGMREDEELYSHEGEEFLLVMEGEAEILLNNERIILGEGDSVYFESTMKHRLLCRGTKEAKVLAVLCRGN from the coding sequence ATGAAAAAAACCCTTCAGGAAGTGGCGAACGAGACCGGATTTTCCCCTGCGCTGATATCGCAGATAGAGAACAACAACGTCTCGCCGCCCATAGCCACTCTCGCCAGGATAGCCAAGGTGCTTGGCGTACGGGTCGGCTACTTCTTCCGCGACGAGGGGCCGGATTGCGTTTACGAGGTTTTGCGCGCCCACGACAGGCCGATAATCTCCAAGGTCATATCGTCAACGGGCGGCAGCCACGGCTACATTTACCACGCCCTGACGCACAAAAAGCGCGACAAGCTCATGGAGCCCTTCGTGCTCACCGTCACTCCGGGCATGCGCGAAGACGAGGAACTCTACTCCCACGAGGGCGAGGAGTTTTTACTGGTCATGGAGGGCGAGGCCGAGATACTGCTCAACAACGAGAGAATAATTCTCGGAGAAGGCGATTCGGTCTACTTTGAATCGACGATGAAACACCGCCTCCTTTGCAGGGGAACCAAAGAGGCGAAGGTTCTGGCGGTGCTTTGCAGGGGAAACTGA
- a CDS encoding acetyl-CoA decarbonylase/synthase complex subunit gamma, with protein sequence MALTGIQIYKLLPQTNCKDCGDPTCLAFAMKLAAGKAELSKCPHVSSEATEKLAEASAPPIRVVELGEGDVAFKVGGETVKYRHEKTFVNPTGLLVYLSNATDGAKVDAELKNLNEVKFERVGYTLQANGAYLRDEKGDKDSFLALVGKVAGATKKAIIVDSANLDTVKAAAAALKGRKFAVSGPAAADLAALSKELGCAVVAKGASTEAVADEGAKLVAADVKTVILDAGWTKIRDALTGNIAFRRGALDKKQREVGFPSIAFACGMTTDFYTEMAYANLLIDKYAGLVVISTLDPAAVLPTTVNRLNIYTDPQRPMTMDQGIYAINNPGPDSPVIITTNFALTYFVVSAEVEASRVPTWLLIMDTEGMSVLTAWSAGKFVADAMAPFVKKSGITEKVNHRKIIIPGFVAQLSGEFQEELGEGWEVIIGTREAGDIPKFLKDLTAK encoded by the coding sequence ATGGCATTGACCGGTATCCAGATTTACAAGCTTTTGCCGCAGACGAACTGCAAAGACTGCGGGGATCCGACCTGCCTGGCGTTCGCAATGAAACTGGCCGCAGGGAAAGCCGAGCTTTCCAAATGCCCCCACGTTTCCAGCGAGGCCACGGAAAAGCTTGCCGAGGCAAGCGCACCGCCCATTCGCGTTGTCGAACTGGGCGAAGGCGACGTCGCCTTCAAGGTTGGCGGCGAAACCGTCAAGTACCGTCATGAAAAAACCTTCGTCAACCCCACCGGCCTTCTGGTCTATCTGTCCAACGCGACGGACGGAGCCAAGGTCGACGCCGAACTGAAGAACCTGAACGAGGTCAAGTTCGAGCGCGTGGGCTACACCCTTCAGGCCAACGGCGCTTACCTTCGCGACGAAAAAGGCGACAAGGATTCCTTCCTCGCCCTCGTGGGCAAGGTCGCCGGAGCCACCAAGAAGGCGATCATCGTCGATTCCGCCAATCTCGACACGGTAAAGGCCGCCGCCGCCGCCCTCAAGGGCAGGAAATTCGCGGTATCCGGCCCCGCCGCCGCCGATCTCGCCGCCCTCTCCAAGGAACTCGGCTGCGCGGTCGTGGCCAAGGGCGCTTCCACGGAAGCCGTCGCCGACGAAGGCGCCAAGCTTGTCGCCGCCGACGTAAAGACCGTTATCCTCGACGCCGGCTGGACCAAGATACGCGACGCCCTCACCGGCAACATCGCGTTCCGCCGCGGCGCCCTCGACAAGAAGCAGCGCGAAGTGGGCTTCCCCTCCATCGCCTTCGCCTGCGGAATGACAACCGACTTCTACACCGAGATGGCCTACGCCAATCTCCTTATCGACAAGTACGCCGGCCTCGTCGTGATCTCGACCCTCGACCCCGCCGCCGTGCTGCCCACCACCGTCAACCGCCTCAACATCTACACCGATCCGCAGAGGCCGATGACGATGGATCAGGGCATCTACGCCATCAACAACCCCGGCCCCGACAGCCCGGTGATCATCACCACCAACTTCGCCCTGACCTACTTCGTCGTCAGCGCGGAAGTGGAAGCCAGCAGAGTGCCCACGTGGCTGCTGATCATGGACACCGAGGGCATGTCCGTTCTCACCGCCTGGTCCGCAGGCAAGTTCGTCGCCGACGCGATGGCTCCCTTCGTCAAGAAGTCCGGAATCACCGAGAAGGTCAACCACCGGAAGATCATCATCCCCGGTTTCGTTGCCCAGCTTTCCGGCGAATTCCAGGAAGAGCTCGGCGAGGGCTGGGAAGTCATCATCGGCACCCGCGAGGCAGGCGACATTCCGAAGTTCCTCAAGGATCTCACCGCCAAGTAA
- a CDS encoding IclR family transcriptional regulator: protein MGKRKKSSYIIQSVMNALDLLEEFRGDETELGVTELSKRLNLHKNNVFRILATLESRGYMEQNKLTGNYRLGLRVLELGQVFIKHMGLLKMARPILREIVERSNETAYLGLIRENRVVYVDVVEATRPVRVVSRVGVGLPVYASAVGKVQIAYESADEIESVLEGTLSPFTEHTIIDKEILKEHLKIIQKQGYALDDEEYDEGIRCVAVPVHDYTRRVIAGLSISGPAYRFTDERLEKELIPLALDAGRRLSERLGFDLSL, encoded by the coding sequence GTGGGAAAGCGAAAGAAGTCCAGCTACATAATCCAGTCGGTCATGAACGCTCTGGATCTGCTGGAGGAGTTCAGGGGAGACGAGACGGAGCTTGGCGTGACCGAGCTCTCAAAGAGGCTGAATCTCCATAAAAACAATGTTTTCAGGATACTCGCGACCCTGGAGAGCCGGGGCTACATGGAGCAGAACAAGCTCACCGGCAACTACAGGCTCGGCCTTCGCGTCCTGGAGCTCGGCCAGGTCTTCATAAAGCACATGGGGCTCCTCAAAATGGCCCGCCCGATACTTCGGGAGATCGTGGAGCGCTCCAACGAAACGGCGTACCTCGGCCTCATCCGGGAAAACCGCGTCGTCTACGTGGACGTGGTGGAAGCCACCCGCCCGGTGCGCGTCGTCTCGCGGGTAGGGGTTGGGCTGCCGGTCTACGCCTCCGCCGTCGGAAAAGTCCAGATCGCTTACGAGTCGGCGGACGAAATCGAATCGGTTCTCGAAGGCACCCTCAGCCCCTTCACGGAACACACGATAATCGACAAGGAAATCCTCAAGGAACATCTCAAGATAATCCAGAAGCAGGGCTACGCTCTCGACGACGAAGAATACGACGAGGGCATACGCTGCGTGGCTGTGCCGGTGCACGACTACACCAGAAGAGTGATAGCCGGACTGTCCATTTCGGGACCCGCCTACAGATTTACCGACGAAAGGCTTGAAAAGGAGTTGATCCCGCTGGCGCTCGACGCGGGACGCCGCCTCTCCGAGCGGCTCGGGTTCGACCTGTCGCTCTAG
- a CDS encoding dihydropteroate synthase, whose product MCTIAESINIMSKTIGPAIREREKGPIQKMAAEELAAGSDIIDLNLGPARKAGDEMMAWLVNVVQEVKKDVRLALDTTNSVAIAAGLKVCNERAIVNSVSAHPTSLAERIPLIKQFDADFVALTMSEEGIPRDANERAVALSTIMAAAEEAGIPNERYWVDPIVLPVSVDIGQVKSYMEFLPMVPAIVPGATNTCGLSNVSNGAPDHLRPILNQVYLMMLYTLGQESAIVDAYDKNMMDLCQGKRAAEVEMIRKLMNGEAVTATTDAEKVTLKTFRVLNGDVLYSHSWLED is encoded by the coding sequence ATTTGTACAATCGCCGAATCTATCAACATAATGTCCAAGACGATAGGGCCGGCCATTCGCGAACGTGAAAAGGGGCCCATCCAGAAGATGGCCGCCGAAGAACTCGCCGCCGGTTCCGACATCATCGACCTGAACCTCGGACCCGCCCGCAAGGCCGGCGACGAGATGATGGCGTGGCTCGTCAACGTCGTCCAGGAAGTAAAGAAGGACGTACGCCTGGCCCTCGACACCACCAACTCCGTCGCCATCGCCGCCGGCCTCAAGGTCTGCAACGAGCGCGCCATCGTCAACTCCGTCTCGGCCCACCCGACGAGCCTTGCGGAGAGAATTCCCCTGATCAAGCAGTTCGACGCCGATTTCGTCGCCCTGACCATGAGCGAAGAGGGAATTCCGCGCGACGCCAACGAGCGCGCCGTCGCCCTCTCCACCATCATGGCCGCCGCCGAAGAAGCCGGAATCCCCAACGAGCGCTACTGGGTTGACCCGATCGTCCTGCCGGTCTCCGTAGACATCGGCCAGGTCAAGTCCTACATGGAGTTTCTGCCGATGGTGCCCGCGATCGTTCCCGGCGCGACCAACACCTGCGGCCTCTCCAACGTCTCCAACGGCGCCCCCGACCACCTGCGTCCCATACTGAACCAGGTCTACCTCATGATGCTCTACACCCTCGGTCAGGAGTCGGCCATCGTCGACGCCTACGACAAGAACATGATGGACCTTTGCCAGGGCAAGAGGGCCGCTGAAGTCGAAATGATCAGAAAGCTGATGAACGGCGAAGCCGTCACCGCCACCACCGACGCCGAGAAGGTGACCCTCAAGACCTTCCGCGTCCTCAACGGCGACGTCCTCTACAGCCACTCCTGGCTCGAAGACTGA
- a CDS encoding carbon monoxide dehydrogenase, which produces MSFNIAVAGKGGTGKTTVTGLIIRHLIGLKNGRILAVDADANMNLNEVLGIGVHQTVGQIREGLGATPAGMTKDAYINYRTQECLIEGEGYDLICMGRPEGPGCYCYANTLCKKYVDEMADNYKYVVLDNEAGMEHLSRRTTHNMNLMFAVTDSSVRGIQAAGRIRDLVGELKLKIGKIALIINRVPGELEEATKKEIEKIGLELAGVIPNDPNVYRYDLEGKATFLLPDDSPAVVAVGKIMDKYLNVEGPQK; this is translated from the coding sequence TTGAGTTTCAATATAGCAGTAGCCGGCAAAGGCGGCACCGGAAAGACCACCGTCACCGGCCTCATCATCCGCCACCTTATCGGCCTTAAGAACGGCAGGATTCTGGCGGTAGACGCCGACGCGAACATGAACCTGAACGAGGTTCTCGGCATAGGGGTGCATCAGACGGTAGGCCAGATACGCGAAGGGCTCGGCGCCACTCCCGCCGGGATGACCAAGGACGCCTACATAAACTACCGTACCCAGGAGTGCCTGATAGAGGGCGAGGGGTACGACCTCATATGCATGGGGCGGCCCGAGGGGCCGGGCTGTTACTGCTACGCCAACACCCTTTGCAAAAAATACGTCGACGAGATGGCGGACAACTACAAGTACGTCGTCCTCGACAACGAAGCGGGGATGGAGCACCTGAGCCGCCGGACGACACACAACATGAATCTCATGTTCGCCGTCACCGACTCCTCGGTAAGGGGGATACAGGCGGCGGGGCGCATCAGGGACCTCGTCGGGGAGTTGAAGCTCAAGATCGGGAAGATAGCCCTCATCATCAACAGGGTTCCCGGCGAACTCGAAGAAGCGACCAAAAAAGAGATTGAAAAGATCGGCCTCGAACTGGCCGGGGTCATCCCGAACGACCCGAACGTCTACAGATACGATCTCGAAGGCAAGGCCACCTTCCTTCTGCCGGACGATTCCCCGGCGGTTGTGGCGGTGGGGAAGATTATGGACAAATACCTGAATGTGGAGGGGCCGCAAAAATAG
- a CDS encoding acetyl-CoA decarbonylase/synthase complex subunit delta, with protein MAFEIPKDSYAGSIREIAVGSGGKALKVGGQNVMPLCNFEGTVPNRALVAMEVFDKAAITANWAEEAKAPFADVIGDPVAWAKKNIEKNGADLICLQLASCDPNGLNTSTAEAVETVKKVAGAINVPLIVWGCENSEKDAELLSAVAEACEGMNLVLGPAVEDNYKKIGGAVIAYGHTLVAQTPIDVNMAKQLNILLGNLGVKNDKLIMDPSTGALGYGIEYSYSVIERMRLTGLKQGDDKMQLPVICDVAKYAWKTREANISEKDEPTFGNIAKRGVLWEIITATDLLAAGADILILRHPETVRVIKKVINDVMA; from the coding sequence ATGGCATTTGAAATTCCCAAAGACTCCTACGCCGGGTCCATCAGAGAGATCGCCGTGGGGAGTGGTGGCAAGGCGTTGAAGGTGGGCGGCCAGAACGTAATGCCCCTGTGCAATTTCGAGGGGACCGTTCCGAACCGCGCGCTGGTGGCGATGGAAGTCTTCGACAAGGCCGCCATCACCGCCAACTGGGCCGAAGAAGCGAAGGCCCCCTTCGCCGACGTCATCGGAGACCCCGTAGCATGGGCGAAAAAGAACATCGAGAAGAACGGGGCGGACCTCATATGTCTGCAACTGGCTTCCTGCGACCCCAACGGCCTCAACACCAGCACCGCCGAGGCGGTCGAAACCGTCAAGAAAGTCGCCGGAGCCATCAACGTCCCCCTCATCGTCTGGGGCTGCGAGAACAGCGAAAAGGACGCGGAACTCCTTTCCGCCGTCGCCGAAGCCTGCGAGGGCATGAACCTCGTCCTCGGCCCCGCGGTCGAAGACAACTACAAGAAGATCGGCGGCGCGGTCATCGCTTACGGCCACACGCTTGTCGCCCAGACCCCGATCGACGTCAACATGGCCAAGCAGCTCAACATCCTGCTCGGCAACCTCGGCGTCAAGAACGACAAGCTGATAATGGATCCCTCAACCGGCGCCCTCGGCTACGGCATCGAGTACTCCTACTCGGTCATCGAGCGCATGCGCCTCACCGGCCTCAAACAGGGCGACGACAAGATGCAGCTTCCCGTCATCTGCGACGTGGCCAAGTACGCATGGAAGACCCGCGAGGCCAACATCAGCGAAAAAGACGAGCCCACCTTCGGCAACATCGCCAAGCGCGGCGTCCTCTGGGAAATCATCACTGCGACCGACCTCCTCGCGGCCGGAGCGGACATCCTGATCCTGCGTCACCCCGAAACGGTGCGCGTAATTAAAAAAGTCATCAACGACGTTATGGCTTAA
- the cdhC gene encoding CO dehydrogenase/CO-methylating acetyl-CoA synthase complex subunit beta, which produces MSKIILSGVIRGAHEIYARVEKKVNDAIAKYGAEKEVKLPNTAYYLPVIYGILGMKVEKLGDMLPVLAKCKSLLPPKVAENLWVPYLGHGLDAGMQTLFCFDMEEALKYLEAPIPYVLGEDPTDDNIWLGAADDIIMRKRGVEFVDGSAPGFAAIVGAAPTKEIAAAMAKELQEKGIYVFMAGSHKGQTFAEQLRDAGVQVGWPTRLVPFGKDTSAAIHAVGFATRAAIAFGGVQPGDYAGILRYQKNRVFAFVVALGEVTDEWYAAAAGAINYGFPTIADSDIPEILVTGICTYEHVVSNIPHDQIVQKAIEVRGLKIHITKIDIPVSYSPAYEGERIGRDAMHVELGGPKASAFEFCQMKPLDQVEDGKFTVVGPDLADMAPGSVHDFAIWVEVAGRNMQADFEPILERQMHHLLNGAEGILHIGQRDILWMRISKKSVAAGLSLKHFGTILHAKFHNEFGKIVDKVQVTLYTDKAKVAELLEKARATYREREERLGSMTDETVDTYYSCTLCQSFAPDHVCVITPERPGLCGAYNWLDGKAAFEITPTGPNQPIKKGDVIDARLGQWIGVQSFVYQNSHEAVPQFSAYSLMDNPMTSCGCFEAIVALLPMSNAIMVVDRDYAGMTPSGMPFSTLAGTVGGGSQIPGFVGISKFYIGSKKFVSAEGGILRVAWLPKALKESMADIIRKRGEEAGCADLLDKIATEENATSEEEVLEYMTKVGHPALTMDPMM; this is translated from the coding sequence ATGTCTAAAATCATCCTTTCAGGAGTTATCCGCGGGGCGCACGAAATCTATGCCCGCGTGGAAAAGAAAGTTAACGACGCCATCGCGAAGTACGGCGCGGAAAAGGAAGTCAAACTTCCCAACACCGCTTACTACCTGCCGGTCATCTACGGCATACTCGGCATGAAGGTCGAAAAGCTCGGCGACATGCTCCCGGTGCTTGCGAAGTGCAAATCCCTGCTTCCGCCCAAGGTCGCGGAAAACCTCTGGGTGCCCTACCTTGGCCACGGCCTCGACGCGGGCATGCAGACCCTCTTCTGCTTCGACATGGAAGAGGCTCTCAAGTATCTCGAAGCCCCGATTCCCTACGTCCTGGGCGAAGACCCGACCGATGACAACATCTGGCTCGGCGCCGCGGACGACATCATCATGAGAAAGCGCGGCGTCGAATTCGTCGATGGCTCCGCTCCCGGTTTCGCAGCCATCGTCGGCGCGGCTCCCACCAAGGAAATCGCCGCCGCCATGGCCAAGGAACTTCAGGAAAAGGGCATCTACGTCTTCATGGCCGGTTCCCACAAGGGACAGACCTTCGCCGAGCAGCTTCGCGACGCCGGCGTGCAGGTCGGCTGGCCCACCCGCCTCGTGCCCTTCGGGAAAGACACCTCGGCGGCTATCCACGCCGTCGGCTTCGCCACCCGCGCCGCCATCGCTTTCGGCGGCGTACAGCCCGGCGACTACGCCGGCATCCTCCGCTACCAGAAGAACCGCGTCTTCGCCTTCGTCGTCGCACTCGGCGAAGTCACCGACGAGTGGTACGCGGCCGCGGCGGGCGCCATCAACTACGGCTTCCCGACCATCGCCGATTCCGACATTCCGGAGATTCTGGTCACCGGTATCTGCACCTACGAGCACGTCGTCTCCAACATCCCGCACGACCAAATCGTCCAGAAGGCGATCGAAGTCCGCGGTCTCAAGATCCACATCACCAAGATCGACATTCCCGTCTCCTACTCGCCCGCCTACGAAGGCGAGCGCATCGGCAGAGACGCGATGCACGTCGAGCTCGGCGGACCCAAGGCCAGTGCCTTCGAGTTCTGCCAGATGAAGCCCCTCGACCAGGTCGAGGACGGCAAGTTCACCGTCGTCGGCCCCGACCTCGCCGACATGGCTCCCGGCTCCGTCCACGACTTCGCCATCTGGGTGGAAGTCGCCGGAAGAAACATGCAGGCCGATTTCGAGCCCATCCTCGAACGCCAGATGCACCACCTCCTGAACGGCGCGGAGGGTATCCTCCACATCGGCCAGCGCGACATCCTCTGGATGCGCATATCCAAGAAGTCCGTCGCGGCGGGGCTCAGCCTCAAGCACTTCGGCACGATCCTCCACGCCAAGTTCCACAACGAATTCGGCAAGATCGTGGACAAGGTCCAGGTCACCCTCTACACCGACAAGGCGAAGGTCGCCGAACTCCTCGAAAAGGCCCGCGCCACCTACAGGGAACGCGAAGAGCGCCTCGGCTCCATGACCGACGAGACGGTCGATACCTACTACAGCTGCACGCTTTGCCAGTCCTTCGCTCCGGACCACGTCTGCGTCATCACCCCCGAGCGTCCCGGCCTGTGCGGCGCCTACAACTGGCTCGACGGCAAGGCCGCCTTTGAAATAACCCCCACCGGCCCCAACCAGCCCATCAAGAAGGGCGATGTAATCGACGCCCGCCTCGGCCAGTGGATCGGAGTCCAGTCCTTCGTCTACCAGAACAGCCATGAGGCGGTGCCGCAGTTCAGCGCCTACTCCCTCATGGACAACCCGATGACCTCCTGCGGCTGCTTCGAGGCCATCGTCGCCCTCCTGCCGATGTCCAACGCCATCATGGTCGTTGACCGCGACTACGCGGGCATGACCCCCAGCGGCATGCCCTTCTCCACCCTCGCGGGCACGGTCGGCGGCGGCTCCCAGATTCCGGGCTTTGTCGGAATCTCCAAGTTCTACATCGGCTCCAAGAAGTTCGTCTCCGCCGAGGGCGGCATCCTGCGCGTCGCGTGGCTCCCCAAGGCTCTCAAGGAATCCATGGCCGATATCATCCGCAAGAGGGGTGAGGAAGCCGGCTGCGCGGACCTCCTGGACAAGATAGCCACCGAAGAAAACGCGACGAGCGAAGAAGAAGTCCTGGAATACATGACCAAAGTGGGGCATCCCGCCCTTACGATGGACCCCATGATGTAA
- the cooS gene encoding anaerobic carbon-monoxide dehydrogenase catalytic subunit — MANLREIKDITICESTTEMLIKGRADNVSTAFDRADDIKPCPIGALQACCKHCFMGPCRLSSKAPYEKVGVCGANIDVFQARGFGRIVAAGTAAHSDHGREMSELFLSVAKGENSDYSITDVPKLMSMAKDMGVATEGREQKDIAIELGEKCLAQFGQQHGYLKLLDRAPKKRFQKWQDLNILPRGVDREVVEMMHRTHMGVDQDYKNLVLGAARCALADGWGGSMISTGLSDIMFGTPKPIEATVDLGVLEKNMVNIVVHGHEPHMLDMVCRLSTDPEMVAKAKAVGAEGINVVGMCCSGNEQLVRRGIPHAGNFMQCDSAIITGAVDAMFVDVQCIQMGLVPLSKCYHTKFITTNYRCKIEGAEHVEFHGEHGAREAGVELVTKAVENFKNRGVVQIPSKKTKMIGGFSHEAINYMLGGSFRGSYTPLNDNIINGKIRGVAGVVGCNNPRVKHDWVHAELVKELLRNDVLVVQTGCSAIAMAKLGFMQPEAALKYCGPGLREVCAAVGMPPVLHSGACVDNSRILEAVCEMVRAGGLGDDISDLPVAGAAPEYMSEKAIAIGHYFVASGVFTVFGVTFPVTEGTKFADYIFNGIEQDLGGKWAFETDPYKMAQLMIDHIDSKRQALGIHVQKERVLFDMEARRQL; from the coding sequence ATGGCGAACTTGCGTGAAATCAAGGACATCACAATATGTGAGTCCACAACGGAAATGCTAATCAAGGGGCGGGCGGACAACGTATCCACCGCGTTCGACCGCGCCGACGACATCAAACCCTGTCCGATCGGCGCGCTGCAGGCCTGCTGCAAGCACTGTTTCATGGGTCCCTGCCGTCTTTCGAGCAAGGCGCCTTACGAGAAGGTGGGCGTCTGCGGCGCCAACATCGACGTTTTCCAGGCCCGCGGCTTCGGCCGCATCGTCGCAGCCGGCACCGCCGCTCACTCCGACCACGGTCGCGAGATGTCCGAGCTCTTCCTCTCCGTTGCGAAGGGCGAAAATTCCGACTATTCGATTACCGACGTGCCCAAGCTCATGAGCATGGCAAAGGACATGGGAGTGGCCACCGAAGGCCGCGAGCAAAAAGACATCGCGATCGAGCTCGGCGAGAAGTGCCTCGCCCAGTTCGGCCAGCAGCACGGCTACCTCAAGCTTCTCGACCGCGCCCCCAAGAAGCGCTTCCAGAAGTGGCAGGATCTGAACATTCTCCCCCGCGGCGTCGATCGCGAAGTCGTCGAAATGATGCACCGCACCCACATGGGCGTTGACCAGGACTACAAGAACCTGGTTCTGGGCGCTGCCCGCTGCGCTCTGGCCGACGGCTGGGGCGGCTCCATGATCTCCACGGGCCTTTCCGACATAATGTTCGGCACCCCCAAGCCGATAGAGGCCACGGTTGACCTCGGCGTCCTCGAAAAGAACATGGTCAACATCGTGGTGCACGGCCACGAACCCCATATGCTCGACATGGTCTGCCGCCTTTCCACCGACCCCGAAATGGTCGCCAAGGCCAAGGCCGTCGGCGCGGAGGGCATCAACGTGGTCGGCATGTGCTGCTCCGGCAACGAGCAGCTCGTCCGCCGCGGTATTCCGCACGCGGGTAACTTCATGCAGTGCGACTCCGCCATCATCACCGGCGCCGTCGATGCCATGTTCGTGGACGTGCAGTGCATCCAGATGGGCCTCGTGCCGCTCTCCAAGTGCTACCACACCAAGTTCATTACCACCAACTACCGCTGCAAGATCGAAGGCGCGGAGCACGTCGAGTTCCACGGCGAGCACGGCGCCCGCGAGGCCGGGGTAGAGCTGGTCACGAAGGCCGTCGAAAACTTCAAGAATCGCGGCGTGGTCCAGATACCCTCGAAGAAGACCAAGATGATCGGCGGTTTTTCGCACGAAGCGATCAACTACATGCTCGGCGGCTCCTTCCGCGGTTCCTACACCCCGCTCAACGACAACATCATCAACGGCAAGATACGCGGCGTAGCCGGCGTCGTCGGCTGCAACAACCCGCGCGTCAAGCATGACTGGGTCCATGCCGAACTGGTCAAGGAACTCCTCCGCAACGACGTACTCGTCGTCCAGACGGGATGCTCCGCGATCGCGATGGCCAAGCTCGGCTTCATGCAGCCCGAGGCGGCCCTCAAGTACTGCGGCCCCGGCCTCCGGGAAGTATGCGCGGCCGTCGGCATGCCGCCCGTCCTCCACTCCGGCGCCTGCGTAGACAACAGCCGCATCCTCGAAGCGGTCTGCGAAATGGTTCGCGCCGGCGGTCTCGGCGACGACATCTCCGACCTTCCCGTCGCCGGAGCGGCTCCCGAGTACATGAGCGAAAAGGCTATCGCCATCGGTCATTACTTCGTGGCCAGCGGCGTCTTCACCGTCTTTGGCGTAACCTTCCCCGTCACCGAGGGAACCAAGTTCGCCGACTACATCTTCAACGGCATCGAGCAGGACCTCGGCGGCAAATGGGCCTTTGAGACGGACCCCTACAAGATGGCCCAGCTCATGATCGACCACATTGACAGCAAGCGCCAGGCGCTCGGAATCCATGTCCAGAAAGAGCGCGTGCTCTTCGACATGGAAGCCCGCCGCCAGCTCTAA